A single Desulfovibrio piger DNA region contains:
- a CDS encoding CDP-glycerol glycerophosphotransferase family protein: protein MKRGFLISVGAYLGLWLLLEALFPAPSYAYLDPGTGNVLVYLAISLVGTVLYFVKNIVYAIMGKAKGERRPQQQLHHERILMFSEGRSYYYTFKPVIDAFLRRGVPFSYITMDVEDPALTIENDLMNSRYIGTGSAAFARAAGRRADIMLSTTPNIGTPGFPMPRPRRVANLAHICHGVGDIAMYQKGSLDHYDAVLMVGDFMLPSIRKVEELRGLPPKECVSLGLPYLDELAAKARKKEGRSTPPVVLVAPSWGNKGCLNICGPNFLLDLARAGYDVILRPHPQSLKVETEMLDTIHEMLRDYPNVSFDTEMDATASMSRADVMISDKSCVRFDFAFLYEKPVITLDIPVRNPELYEVADLGVIWEDTVAARLGEVVSPEDFNNIVPVVERALKTPSSAIAAFREETVACWGRSGEAIAQWTVDTLARMDAGHAAQAAPQTK from the coding sequence ATGAAGCGCGGTTTTCTGATTTCCGTGGGCGCCTATCTGGGGCTCTGGCTGCTGCTGGAGGCCCTGTTCCCCGCGCCCTCCTATGCCTATCTCGACCCCGGCACGGGCAACGTGCTGGTCTACCTGGCCATCAGCCTGGTGGGGACGGTGCTCTATTTCGTCAAGAACATCGTCTATGCCATCATGGGCAAGGCCAAGGGCGAACGCCGTCCCCAACAGCAGCTGCACCACGAGCGCATCCTCATGTTCTCCGAAGGCCGCAGCTACTACTATACCTTCAAGCCCGTCATCGATGCCTTCCTGCGCCGCGGCGTGCCTTTCTCCTACATCACCATGGATGTGGAGGACCCGGCCCTGACCATCGAGAACGACCTCATGAACTCGCGCTACATCGGCACGGGGTCCGCGGCCTTCGCCCGTGCCGCCGGCCGGCGCGCCGACATCATGCTCTCCACCACGCCCAACATCGGCACGCCCGGCTTTCCCATGCCGCGACCGCGCCGCGTGGCCAACCTGGCCCACATCTGCCACGGCGTGGGCGACATCGCCATGTACCAGAAAGGCTCCCTGGACCATTACGACGCCGTCCTCATGGTGGGGGACTTCATGCTGCCCAGCATCCGCAAGGTGGAAGAACTGCGCGGCCTGCCCCCCAAGGAATGCGTCTCCCTGGGCCTGCCCTATCTGGACGAGCTGGCCGCCAAGGCCCGCAAGAAGGAAGGCCGGAGCACCCCGCCCGTGGTGCTGGTGGCGCCCTCGTGGGGCAACAAGGGCTGCCTCAACATCTGCGGCCCCAACTTCCTGCTGGATCTGGCCAGGGCCGGCTATGACGTGATCCTGCGCCCGCATCCCCAGTCCCTCAAGGTGGAGACCGAGATGCTGGACACCATCCACGAGATGCTGCGCGACTATCCCAACGTCAGCTTCGATACCGAGATGGACGCCACCGCCTCCATGAGCCGGGCCGACGTCATGATCTCGGACAAGTCCTGCGTGCGCTTCGACTTCGCCTTCCTCTACGAAAAGCCCGTCATCACCCTGGACATCCCCGTGCGCAACCCCGAGCTCTACGAGGTGGCGGACCTGGGCGTCATCTGGGAAGACACCGTGGCCGCCCGTCTGGGCGAGGTGGTCTCGCCCGAGGACTTCAACAATATCGTGCCCGTGGTGGAACGCGCCCTCAAGACCCCGTCCTCGGCCATCGCCGCCTTCCGCGAGGAAACCGTGGCCTGCTGGGGCCGGAGCGGAGAAGCCATCGCCCAGTGGACCGTGGACACCCTGGCCCGCATGGACGCCGGACACGCGGCCCAAGCCGCCCCCCAAACGAAATAG
- a CDS encoding adenylosuccinate synthase gives MANTVIIGAQWGDEGKGKIVDMLSAQSGLIVRFQGGNNAGHTIKVQGRETILHLIPSGILHEGKNCLIGNGVVLDPFVFLKEVDELAAKGIDVSPGRLGISKKTHLIMPYHKSLDNAREAKRAGKKIGTTGRGIGPCYEDKASRVGLRAGDLTNPQLVREKVRHALLEKNVLLRELYKYDTLDENQVCEELLAIAPRITPYLKDASAEIQKAQAAGQDILFEGAQGIHLDIDHGTYPFVTSSSTVASSAAAGSGVGPSALERVVGIVKAYTTRVGSGPFPTELEDDTGRYIQTNGHEFGATTGRPRRCGWLDIVILRETVRLCGLTDIALTKLDVLQNLPALQICVAYELDGQRLEYPPQEEGALGRVKPVYEEMPGFEDDISQCTSVEQLPDTVRAYIARIEELTGVRVSFISVGADRAQTIVR, from the coding sequence ATGGCAAATACGGTCATTATCGGCGCCCAGTGGGGCGACGAGGGCAAGGGAAAGATTGTGGACATGCTCAGCGCGCAGAGCGGGCTGATCGTGCGTTTCCAGGGCGGCAACAACGCCGGCCACACCATCAAGGTCCAGGGCAGGGAGACCATCCTGCACCTGATCCCCTCGGGCATCCTGCACGAGGGCAAAAACTGCCTGATCGGCAACGGTGTGGTGCTGGACCCCTTCGTCTTCCTCAAGGAAGTGGACGAACTGGCGGCCAAGGGCATCGACGTGTCCCCCGGCCGTCTGGGCATCAGCAAGAAGACCCACCTGATCATGCCCTACCACAAGAGCCTGGACAATGCCCGCGAAGCCAAACGCGCCGGCAAGAAGATCGGCACCACCGGCCGCGGCATCGGCCCCTGCTATGAGGACAAGGCCTCCCGTGTGGGCCTGCGCGCCGGGGACCTCACCAACCCGCAGCTGGTGCGCGAAAAAGTGCGTCACGCCCTGCTGGAAAAGAATGTCCTGCTGCGCGAGCTCTACAAGTACGACACCCTGGACGAGAACCAGGTCTGCGAAGAGCTGCTGGCCATCGCCCCGCGCATCACGCCCTATCTGAAGGACGCCTCCGCCGAGATCCAGAAGGCCCAGGCCGCCGGTCAGGACATCCTGTTCGAAGGCGCCCAGGGCATCCACCTGGACATCGACCACGGCACCTATCCCTTCGTGACCTCCTCCAGCACCGTGGCCAGCTCCGCCGCCGCCGGCAGCGGTGTGGGCCCCTCCGCCCTGGAGCGCGTGGTGGGCATCGTCAAGGCCTACACCACCCGCGTGGGCTCCGGCCCCTTCCCCACCGAGCTGGAAGACGACACCGGCCGCTACATCCAGACCAACGGCCACGAGTTCGGCGCCACCACCGGCCGCCCGCGCCGCTGCGGCTGGCTGGACATCGTCATCCTGCGCGAGACCGTGCGCCTGTGCGGCCTTACCGACATCGCCCTGACCAAGCTGGACGTGCTCCAGAACCTGCCCGCCCTGCAGATCTGCGTGGCCTACGAACTGGACGGCCAGCGTCTGGAATACCCCCCGCAGGAAGAAGGCGCCCTGGGCCGCGTGAAGCCCGTCTATGAAGAGATGCCCGGCTTCGAGGACGACATCAGCCAGTGCACCAGCGTCGAGCAGCTGCCCGACACCGTGCGCGCCTACATCGCCCGCATCGAAGAGCTCACCGGCGTGCGCGTCTCCTTCATCTCCGTGGGTGCCGACCGCGCCCAGACCATCGTCCGTTAG
- a CDS encoding phosphotransferase, whose product MRANILCAGFGTRLRPFTYLKPKPLLNIGGYPLVERTIRQLHADGVTDIALVVGYKHECFNYLVDKYGVQLIVSAQYATANNYSSLQLVAHRLGDSLVIDGDTYIRRPVVPLVRPGVSQFICQQTQQGREWELITDAGDRVVAVRKDSPSGYCMSGVSYWTEEAAALIREELDKSGPDDYWEDAVIRILDRVPVYATRVKMLLCEIDSLSDALSLGLLTPDELADQCSETQMAEKLKGLTNDTYHIQLDGKGLVLRIPGQGTDQIIDRSVEAAMLEMVKDLDITPECHFYAGGIKTTDFLEGYRILNHDTLDRFEVLGVVDIMRRLHDIRMPAGFRDTYGPSAVLSVLSEVKLYERQSGVNLLTDHERELFYDFAREMDKDEKRFCHRDFVLENILRKGDDIKLIDFEYACFCSPYWDYASFVTETRLSGPLLDCFIEASGADRTRLLKAMIIVDYIWGLWGFYRECIDYGRGRIAEMDRNLKLLQRGEKLA is encoded by the coding sequence ATGCGTGCCAACATTCTTTGTGCCGGCTTCGGGACGCGTCTGCGCCCCTTCACCTATCTGAAGCCCAAGCCCCTGCTCAATATCGGCGGCTACCCGCTGGTGGAACGCACCATCCGCCAGCTCCATGCCGACGGCGTCACCGACATCGCCCTGGTGGTCGGTTACAAGCACGAATGCTTCAACTATCTCGTGGACAAGTACGGCGTCCAGCTCATCGTCTCGGCGCAGTACGCCACGGCCAACAACTATTCCTCCCTCCAGCTGGTGGCCCACCGTCTGGGCGACAGTCTGGTCATCGACGGTGACACCTACATCCGCCGCCCGGTGGTGCCCCTGGTGCGCCCCGGGGTCTCGCAGTTCATCTGCCAGCAGACCCAGCAGGGCCGCGAGTGGGAGCTGATCACCGATGCCGGCGACCGCGTGGTGGCCGTGCGCAAGGACTCGCCCTCGGGCTACTGCATGTCCGGCGTCTCCTACTGGACCGAGGAGGCCGCGGCCCTCATCCGCGAGGAACTGGACAAGAGCGGCCCGGACGATTACTGGGAGGATGCCGTCATCCGCATCCTGGACCGCGTGCCCGTCTACGCCACCCGGGTGAAGATGCTGCTCTGCGAGATCGACAGCCTGAGCGACGCCCTTTCCCTGGGCCTGCTGACGCCCGACGAACTGGCCGACCAGTGCTCCGAGACCCAGATGGCCGAAAAGCTCAAGGGCCTGACCAACGATACCTACCACATCCAGCTGGACGGCAAGGGCCTGGTGCTGCGCATCCCCGGCCAGGGCACCGACCAGATCATCGACCGCAGCGTGGAAGCGGCCATGCTGGAGATGGTGAAGGATCTGGACATCACGCCCGAATGCCACTTCTACGCGGGCGGCATCAAGACCACGGACTTCCTGGAAGGCTACCGCATCCTGAACCACGACACCCTGGACCGGTTCGAGGTGCTCGGGGTGGTGGACATCATGCGGCGCCTGCACGACATCCGCATGCCCGCGGGCTTCCGCGACACCTACGGCCCCAGCGCCGTGCTCTCCGTGCTTTCCGAGGTCAAGCTCTACGAACGCCAGAGCGGCGTCAACCTGCTGACCGACCACGAACGCGAGCTGTTCTATGATTTCGCCCGCGAGATGGACAAGGACGAGAAGCGCTTCTGCCATCGCGACTTCGTGCTGGAGAACATCCTGCGCAAGGGCGACGACATCAAGCTCATCGACTTCGAGTACGCCTGCTTCTGCTCGCCCTACTGGGATTACGCCAGCTTCGTCACCGAGACCCGCCTTTCCGGCCCCCTGCTGGACTGCTTCATCGAAGCCAGCGGCGCGGACCGCACCCGCCTGCTCAAGGCCATGATCATCGTGGATTACATCTGGGGCCTGTGGGGCTTCTACCGCGAATGCATCGACTACGGTCGTGGCCGCATCGCGGAAATGGACCGCAACCTCAAACTGCTGCAACGCGGAGAAAAACTGGCATGA
- a CDS encoding YidC/Oxa1 family membrane protein insertase, which produces MSLLYEIFILPIEIIYRAIYLGSLQFTHNYGLSILVLSCISAVAFIPLGRLAVGTQAREKKLQMIMAPQLARIRKESKGAERQRRINNLYKRYAYHPLLAVRSAFGVALQIPFLTGAYYMILGLTQLQGQPCLMIPDLSRPDGLLWGVNALPIIMTVVNIIATLTTPGLTRKDTLQAIIIAFFFLALLYNAASALLIFWTMNNVFFLLQNLRLPIRLPRFRKPGFAQGGMNTVMAATMRSVYSLSCAGLAILIFLYVPFQSYASDPNFFAAGPLDVLLGMVRYLSLTFFVVFVLWLWFPARAKTIPAFVAFWALSLAFVDLFVLPGHFGALDGIRFLREAALTGPMSTFRDGLLPVLLALGLTALLFAFPRVRLQLPRVLSIAVFSLVALTAWNALTAEEPEQAKTSFTPPAYVADMQSYSRDGENVIVVVMDMFTGGHIERMLDDPWFTNGFRKGMDGFVWYPDTVSMADATVMSLPSIYGGHAYSPAAVNARRDVTLEENINSAFAVMPRNFAAHGYDVCMINGLEFFNRDFYERHLGTAKNVTTVPQVKDDFQLKYHQGTSLRDFSSFFAMLGLFQASPNILKQKIYDDGNWHDAGDGILVASMDACRAGDAFFRFAFTSGITTDAPRSTAKVFYTMLSHYMWHYAPDLKDGQPEIVADPYPATEGQLFHVNGLLPEHYYAERHLMRYLMIFFDQLKKAGIYDNTRIILVSDHGESDSPMVERAYNDGKEYPDGTVFQTAPYAPGRPHALLMVKEPHRRGELRISDAFMSSADVPTLALQGVGTCDEFEMRDPAALPRPRILTHARGGARWSEHKENAYIFEQFRMEGTLFDPARCTREGAYR; this is translated from the coding sequence ATGTCGCTTCTGTATGAGATATTCATCCTGCCCATCGAGATCATCTACCGGGCCATCTATCTCGGCAGCCTCCAGTTCACCCACAACTACGGCCTGAGCATCCTCGTCCTGTCCTGCATCAGCGCCGTGGCCTTCATCCCCCTGGGACGCCTGGCCGTGGGCACCCAGGCCCGGGAAAAGAAGCTCCAGATGATCATGGCCCCGCAGCTGGCCCGCATCCGCAAGGAGTCCAAGGGGGCCGAGCGCCAGCGCCGCATCAACAACCTCTACAAGCGCTATGCCTACCATCCGCTGCTGGCCGTCCGTTCGGCCTTCGGCGTGGCCCTGCAGATCCCCTTCCTGACCGGCGCGTACTACATGATCCTGGGGCTCACCCAGCTGCAGGGCCAGCCCTGCCTGATGATCCCCGACCTTTCGCGGCCCGACGGCCTGCTCTGGGGCGTCAACGCCCTGCCCATCATCATGACCGTGGTCAACATCATCGCCACGCTGACCACTCCGGGCCTGACGCGCAAGGACACCCTGCAGGCCATCATCATCGCCTTCTTTTTCCTGGCGCTGCTGTACAACGCGGCCTCGGCCCTGCTCATCTTCTGGACCATGAACAACGTCTTCTTCCTGCTCCAGAACCTGCGCCTGCCCATCCGCCTGCCCCGTTTCCGCAAGCCCGGCTTTGCCCAGGGCGGCATGAACACCGTCATGGCCGCCACCATGCGCTCGGTCTACAGCCTGTCCTGCGCCGGTCTGGCCATACTGATCTTCCTGTACGTGCCCTTCCAGTCCTATGCCAGCGATCCCAACTTCTTCGCCGCCGGTCCCCTGGACGTGCTGCTGGGCATGGTGCGCTACCTTTCGCTGACCTTCTTCGTGGTCTTCGTGCTCTGGCTCTGGTTCCCGGCCAGGGCCAAGACCATCCCGGCCTTCGTGGCCTTCTGGGCCCTGAGCCTGGCCTTTGTGGACCTTTTCGTGCTGCCCGGACACTTCGGCGCCCTGGACGGCATCCGCTTCCTGCGCGAGGCCGCCCTCACCGGCCCCATGAGCACTTTCAGGGACGGCCTGCTGCCCGTGCTGCTGGCCCTGGGCCTGACGGCCCTGCTGTTCGCCTTCCCCAGGGTGCGCCTGCAGCTGCCGCGCGTCTTGTCCATCGCCGTGTTCTCCCTGGTGGCCCTCACGGCCTGGAACGCCCTGACCGCCGAAGAGCCCGAACAGGCCAAGACCAGCTTCACCCCGCCCGCCTATGTGGCGGACATGCAGTCCTATTCCAGGGACGGCGAGAACGTCATCGTCGTCGTCATGGACATGTTCACCGGCGGCCATATCGAACGGATGCTGGACGACCCCTGGTTCACCAACGGCTTCCGCAAGGGCATGGACGGCTTCGTCTGGTATCCCGACACCGTCTCCATGGCCGACGCCACGGTCATGAGCCTGCCCAGCATCTACGGCGGCCATGCCTACAGCCCGGCGGCCGTCAACGCCCGCCGCGACGTGACCCTGGAAGAGAACATCAACAGCGCCTTTGCCGTCATGCCCCGCAACTTCGCGGCCCACGGCTACGATGTCTGCATGATCAACGGCCTGGAGTTCTTCAACCGGGACTTCTACGAGCGTCACCTCGGCACGGCGAAGAACGTCACCACCGTGCCCCAGGTCAAGGACGACTTCCAGCTCAAGTACCACCAGGGCACCAGCCTGCGGGACTTCAGCAGCTTCTTCGCCATGCTGGGCCTGTTCCAGGCCTCGCCCAACATCCTCAAGCAGAAGATCTACGACGACGGCAACTGGCATGATGCCGGCGACGGCATCCTGGTGGCCAGCATGGACGCCTGCCGCGCGGGCGACGCCTTCTTCCGCTTCGCCTTCACCTCGGGCATCACCACCGATGCCCCGCGCAGCACGGCCAAGGTCTTCTACACCATGCTGTCCCACTACATGTGGCACTACGCGCCCGACCTCAAGGACGGCCAGCCCGAGATCGTGGCCGACCCCTATCCGGCCACCGAAGGCCAGCTCTTCCACGTCAACGGCCTGCTGCCCGAGCACTACTACGCCGAACGCCACCTGATGCGCTACCTGATGATCTTCTTCGACCAGCTCAAGAAAGCCGGCATCTACGACAACACGCGCATCATCCTGGTCTCCGACCACGGCGAGAGCGACAGCCCCATGGTGGAGCGCGCCTACAACGACGGCAAGGAATACCCCGACGGCACCGTCTTCCAGACCGCGCCCTACGCTCCCGGCCGTCCCCACGCCCTCCTGATGGTCAAGGAACCCCACCGGCGCGGCGAGCTGCGCATCAGCGATGCCTTCATGTCCAGCGCCGACGTGCCCACCCTGGCCCTGCAGGGCGTCGGCACCTGCGACGAGTTCGAGATGCGCGACCCGGCCGCCCTGCCCAGGCCGCGCATCCTCACCCATGCCCGCGGCGGCGCGCGCTGGAGCGAGCACAAGGAGAACGCCTACATCTTCGAACAGTTCCGCATGGAAGGCACCCTGTTCGATCCCGCCAGATGCACGCGCGAAGGCGCCTACCGGTAA